One stretch of Caloenas nicobarica isolate bCalNic1 chromosome 2, bCalNic1.hap1, whole genome shotgun sequence DNA includes these proteins:
- the CNDP2 gene encoding cytosolic non-specific dipeptidase, translated as MSALEALFKYIDEHQDLYVQRLAQWVAIQSVSAWPDKRAEVRRMMEVAARDIERLGGTTQLVDIGKQKLPDGSEIPLPPIILGILGSDPRKKTVCVYGHLDVQPAALEDGWDSEPFTLVEREGKLYGRGSTDDKGPVLAWLNALEAYQQTNQEFPVNVKFCLEGMEESGSEGLDELIFAQRDTFFKDVDFVCISDNYWLGKDKPCITYGLRGICYYFIEVECSDKDLHSGVYGGSVYEAMTDLITLMGSLIDKKGKILIPGINEAVAPVTDEELALYEKIDFDLAEYAKDVGAIKLLHDAKKDILMHRWRYPSLSLHGIEGAFSGSGAKTVIPRKVIGKFSIRLVPNMTPEEVTKHVEGYLSKKFAELQSPNKFRVYLGHGGKPWVSDFDHPHYMAGRRAMKTVFGVEPDLTREGGSIPVTLTFQEATGKNVMLLPVGAADDGAHSQNEKLNRYNYVQGMKMLGAYLYEVSQLKD; from the exons ATGTCTGCTCTTGAAGCCCTCTTCAAATACATTGATGAACACCAGGACCTCTATGTTCAG CGCCTGGCTCAATGGGTGGCAATCCAGAGTGTGTCAGCATGGCCGGATAAGAGGGCCGAAGTCAGGCGCATGATGGAGGTTGCTGCAAGGGATATTGAGCGACTGGGAGGCACAACTCAACTTGTGGATATTGGGAAACAAAAG CTGCCTGATGGATCAGAGATCCCTCTACCACCAATTATTCTGGGAATACTGGGCTCAGATCCACGCAAAAAGACGGTGTGTGTGTATGGTCACCTGGATGTTCAGCCAGCAGCACTGGAGGATGGCTGGGATAGCGAGCCCTTCACGCTGGTAGAAAGAGAAG GAAAGCTGTATGGGCGAGGATCAACAGATGACAAAGGTCCAGTGCTTGCCTGGCTGAATGCCTTGGAGGCTTATCAACAAACTAACCAG gaatttcCAGTAAATGTTAAGTTCTGCCTAGAGGGTATGGAAGAATCGGGATCTGAAGGACTTGATGAACTGATTTTTGCTCAGCGAGACACTTTCTTCAAAGATGtggattttgtttgcatttctgaCAACTACTGGCTGGGCAAGGATAAGCCTTGTATCACCTATGGCTTGAGGGGTATCTGCTACTACTTCATAGAG GTGGAATGTAGTGACAAAGACCTTCACTCTGGAGTTTATGGTGGTTCGGTATATGAGGCCATGACAGATCTCATTACTCTAATGG GATCACTTATAGACAAGAAAGGGAAAATCCTCATCCCAGGCATTAATGAAGCAGTGGCACCTGTTACTGATGAGGAGCTGGCACTGTATGAGAAGATTGATTTTGACCTGGCAGAATATGCAAAAGATGTAGGAGCAATAAAACTATTGCATGATGCAAAG AAGGATATCCTTATGCACAGGTGGAGATACCCTTCCTTGTCTCTCCATGGAATTGAAGGGGCCTTCTCAGGCTCTGGAGCCAAGACTGTGATTCCTAGGAAAGTGATTGGCAAGTTCTCAATCAGGCTTGTCCCAAACATGACTCCTGAAGAAGTCACAAAGCAC GTTGAAGGCTACTTGAGCAAAaagtttgcagagctgcagagccccAACAAATTCAGAGTATACTTAGGCCATGGTGGAAAGCCCTGGGTGTCAGACTTTGACCATCCCCACTACATGGCTGGCAGAAGGGCCATGAAGACAG TTTTTGGAGTTGAACCAGACCTGACGAGGGAGGGAGGAAGCATTCCTGTTACCCTTACTTTTCAAGAAGCAACAGGCAAGAATGTCATGTTGCTTCCTGTTGGAGCTGCAGATGATGGTGCCCATTCTCAAAATGAGAAGCTAAATAG GTACAACTACGTCCAGGGGATGAAGATGCTTGGTGCATACCTCTATGAAGTTTCCCAGCTGAAAGACTAA